One Oscillospiraceae bacterium DNA window includes the following coding sequences:
- a CDS encoding HAD family hydrolase, whose protein sequence is MYQACIFDLDGTLANTLYSIAGFGNRALRACGYPEIPAEHYRRIVGNGVVVQLRRMMNTVRPNGWSQEEMLKVRRLYDRFYEADPLAGIVGYPGMPELLKELQKRGIKSGVLSNKPDNCVQPIIAGLFPAGTFAAIRGQRAGVPCKPDPQGALLLAEELGAAPKDCLYIGDTNTDMQTGAAAGMDTVGVLWGFRDRAELSAAHAKFIAAAPAEILSILLRSRSESA, encoded by the coding sequence TTGTATCAGGCCTGTATTTTTGACTTGGACGGCACCCTGGCAAACACCCTGTACTCGATTGCCGGCTTTGGCAACCGGGCGCTGCGCGCATGCGGCTACCCCGAAATTCCTGCGGAGCATTATCGCCGCATCGTGGGCAACGGCGTGGTAGTGCAGCTGCGCCGCATGATGAATACCGTGCGCCCCAACGGCTGGAGCCAGGAAGAAATGCTGAAAGTGCGCCGCCTTTACGACCGTTTCTATGAGGCAGACCCGCTTGCGGGAATTGTCGGCTACCCCGGCATGCCGGAACTGCTAAAAGAGCTGCAGAAGCGCGGGATAAAATCCGGTGTTCTTTCCAATAAACCCGACAACTGCGTACAGCCGATTATCGCCGGGCTTTTCCCCGCGGGCACCTTTGCTGCCATTCGTGGTCAGCGCGCGGGCGTGCCCTGCAAGCCCGACCCGCAGGGCGCTCTGCTTTTGGCAGAAGAACTGGGCGCTGCCCCCAAAGACTGCCTGTATATCGGCGACACCAACACCGACATGCAGACCGGTGCCGCCGCCGGCATGGATACCGTGGGCGTGCTGTGGGGCTTTCGTGACCGCGCTGAGCTGAGCGCCGCACATGCGAAATTTATTGCTGCTGCCCCCGCGGAGATTCTTTCCATTCTGCTGCGCAGCCGGTCAGAGTCCGCATGA
- a CDS encoding aromatic acid exporter family protein, whose amino-acid sequence MRARTAHKLRSRVHLGLRIIKTGIAVTLCLVIYDTLKLPQAFVAVVTAILSMGPSIDHSIRAGKDSLLAAAIGAVIGALAYHVSPQNPGLCGMGIILVIFLCQTLRLRHGTLMASFMFVMVMLHQEAAGTIWTVGWCLLAACLGIIIALAVNLLILPPNYSQSILQKDRQIYAMLCNAARACEDRTASPDLEAIQVELHRLERDIRLYVSEWKIFRNQDSAVFEIARRVVSYREILTDLWAIDRLDKAFSSETATVFAYHINRSNALLASLRPALPQEPPQAAAADNIPKK is encoded by the coding sequence ATGAGGGCGCGCACCGCGCACAAGCTGCGCAGCCGGGTTCACCTGGGCCTGCGGATTATTAAAACGGGCATTGCCGTTACCCTGTGCCTGGTAATATATGACACGCTGAAACTGCCGCAGGCTTTTGTCGCGGTGGTCACGGCAATCCTCAGCATGGGGCCGAGCATCGACCACTCGATCCGCGCCGGCAAAGACTCGCTGCTGGCCGCGGCGATAGGGGCTGTTATCGGCGCGCTGGCTTACCATGTTTCGCCGCAGAACCCCGGCCTGTGCGGTATGGGGATTATTTTAGTCATCTTTTTGTGCCAAACTCTGCGGCTGCGCCACGGCACCCTGATGGCTTCGTTTATGTTTGTCATGGTCATGCTGCACCAAGAGGCCGCCGGCACAATCTGGACAGTCGGCTGGTGCCTGCTGGCGGCGTGCCTGGGCATTATCATTGCGCTGGCGGTCAACCTGCTGATTCTGCCGCCGAACTATTCGCAGAGCATCCTGCAGAAAGACCGGCAGATTTACGCCATGCTCTGCAACGCCGCCCGCGCCTGTGAAGACCGCACCGCTTCGCCGGACTTAGAGGCTATCCAGGTGGAACTGCACCGGCTGGAGCGCGACATTCGGCTGTATGTTTCGGAATGGAAAATCTTTCGCAACCAAGACAGCGCTGTCTTTGAAATTGCGCGCAGAGTCGTTTCTTATCGGGAAATTTTAACGGACCTGTGGGCGATTGACCGGCTGGACAAAGCCTTTTCCAGTGAAACGGCCACGGTCTTTGCCTATCATATCAACCGCTCCAACGCGCTGCTGGCCTCGCTGCGCCCTGCCCTGCCGCAGGAGCCGCCCCAAGCGGCGGCCGCAGACAATATACCGAAAAAATAA
- the mtnA gene encoding S-methyl-5-thioribose-1-phosphate isomerase, translating to MAGLLAITWNDSEDQLVLLDQRKLPNEITYLKYNTSGGVWHAIQDMVVRGAPAIGVTAAYGLYFGIKDAPEDSFDAFYTVLQQQAAYLNSSRPTAVNLSWALRQMQKTALSAREQPVPQVKKTLREKAKQIHRDDIHICRQIGENFMPLLHDGMGLLTHCNAGQLATSMYGTATSPMYLAQEKGWHLRVFSDETRPRLQGSTLTALELFKAGIDVTVITDNMAAMVMSQGKIDAVIVGCDRIAANGDTANKIGTMGVSILAKYFGIPMYIAAPTPSIDLTTATGKEIPIEERDSKEITCRFGVWTAPKGVKTYNPAFDVTPHENITAIVTEKGIVRPPYTENLRRLLQK from the coding sequence ATGGCAGGACTTTTAGCAATAACCTGGAACGACAGCGAGGACCAGCTGGTGCTGCTGGACCAGAGAAAGCTGCCTAATGAAATTACTTATCTTAAATACAATACCAGCGGGGGCGTGTGGCACGCGATACAGGATATGGTGGTGCGTGGCGCACCGGCAATTGGCGTGACCGCTGCCTACGGCCTGTATTTCGGGATTAAAGATGCGCCGGAAGACAGCTTTGATGCTTTTTATACGGTCTTGCAGCAGCAGGCGGCGTACCTCAATTCTTCGCGGCCCACAGCGGTCAACCTTTCCTGGGCGCTGCGGCAGATGCAGAAAACGGCCCTTTCTGCCCGTGAGCAGCCGGTGCCGCAGGTCAAAAAGACGCTGCGCGAAAAGGCAAAGCAGATTCACCGGGACGATATCCATATCTGCCGGCAGATCGGCGAAAACTTTATGCCGCTTCTGCACGACGGCATGGGCCTTTTGACCCACTGCAACGCCGGTCAGCTGGCGACTTCCATGTATGGCACCGCCACTTCCCCCATGTACCTGGCACAGGAAAAGGGCTGGCACCTGCGCGTCTTTTCAGACGAAACGCGCCCGCGGCTGCAGGGCTCTACCCTGACAGCCCTAGAGCTCTTTAAGGCGGGCATTGACGTAACCGTCATTACCGACAATATGGCCGCCATGGTCATGTCACAGGGCAAAATTGACGCGGTCATTGTCGGCTGCGACCGCATTGCGGCCAACGGCGACACTGCCAACAAAATCGGCACCATGGGGGTTTCCATTCTGGCAAAGTACTTCGGGATTCCCATGTACATTGCGGCTCCGACGCCCAGCATTGACCTCACTACCGCTACCGGAAAAGAAATCCCCATCGAAGAGCGCGACTCGAAAGAGATTACCTGCCGCTTTGGCGTGTGGACCGCGCCCAAAGGCGTAAAAACCTATAACCCCGCCTTTGACGTGACCCCGCACGAAAACATCACGGCAATCGTCACGGAAAAGGGCATTGTACGCCCGCCATATACAGAAAATCTGCGCCGGCTGCTGCAAAAGTAA
- a CDS encoding FadR family transcriptional regulator gives MKEENEERTEKSEKAYESVIAYIKKQILCGSLKQGEKLPPERELAEMLGVSRNSVREALRILEVLGAVTSAQGAGNYISGNFQKSLFESLSLMFLLQEIDYRQLSELRRGLEQQAIFLAVDNITHQQIRSLEAIVSAMAASEDPEEKAILDQRLHYVISLASGNRLIFSILQALSDVTDLFIKDLRQNITANPMEAKRLQRIHENMVTCIKNHDRMGACRAMSDHFEIVDEHIPFVNAANERERDRERAAGKV, from the coding sequence TTGAAAGAAGAAAATGAAGAACGTACAGAAAAGTCAGAAAAGGCGTATGAAAGCGTCATTGCCTATATAAAAAAGCAGATTTTGTGCGGCAGCTTAAAGCAGGGCGAAAAACTGCCTCCCGAGCGCGAGCTGGCCGAGATGCTTGGGGTCAGCCGCAACTCTGTACGCGAGGCGCTGCGTATTTTAGAGGTCTTGGGCGCGGTGACCAGCGCACAAGGCGCCGGCAACTATATTTCCGGCAATTTTCAAAAGAGCCTGTTCGAGTCTTTGTCTTTGATGTTTTTGCTGCAGGAGATCGATTACCGCCAGCTCAGTGAGCTGCGGCGCGGGCTGGAGCAGCAGGCTATTTTCCTTGCTGTCGACAACATTACGCACCAGCAGATTCGCTCACTTGAGGCAATCGTTTCGGCGATGGCGGCCAGTGAAGACCCGGAGGAAAAAGCCATCCTTGACCAGCGGCTCCACTATGTCATTTCTCTGGCCTCCGGCAACCGGCTGATTTTTTCCATTCTGCAGGCCTTGTCCGATGTAACAGATCTGTTTATCAAGGACCTGCGCCAAAATATCACTGCTAACCCAATGGAGGCCAAGCGCCTGCAGCGTATTCACGAAAATATGGTCACCTGCATTAAAAACCACGACCGCATGGGTGCATGCCGCGCCATGTCTGACCACTTTGAAATCGTCGATGAGCATATTCCGTTTGTAAATGCTGCCAACGAAAGAGAAAGAGACAGAGAGCGGGCTGCCGGCAAGGTCTGA
- a CDS encoding HPr family phosphocarrier protein, whose protein sequence is MTTFTYTITDPQGLHARPAGLLVKCAQGCASTVQMEKQGHKADAKRIFAVMGLGVKKGDEIVFTVEGDSEKADSETVKAFCEKNL, encoded by the coding sequence ATGACAACATTTACCTATACCATTACAGATCCCCAGGGCCTTCATGCCCGCCCGGCCGGCCTTTTGGTAAAGTGCGCACAGGGTTGCGCTTCTACAGTACAAATGGAGAAGCAGGGCCATAAAGCCGATGCAAAGCGCATCTTTGCCGTGATGGGCCTCGGTGTGAAAAAAGGCGACGAAATCGTCTTTACAGTCGAGGGCGACAGCGAAAAGGCGGACAGCGAAACCGTAAAAGCCTTCTGCGAAAAGAATCTGTAA
- a CDS encoding phosphatase PAP2 family protein, translating into MGTWIVNTDWSLLHLIRSTLSCRWLDTVMLAASWLGNFGMLWILAGLLLLCTKKYRVQGLLLLLSLAAGALLGNAVLKPLVARPRPCWLDPGTVLLLPMPRGYSFPSGHALTAAAAAAVLTLTNRKFAWAAVPAALLIGFSRLYLYVHFPSDVLCGLLLGAAVGTAVFCCGEKYLRLPRKTSAIKKE; encoded by the coding sequence ATGGGTACTTGGATTGTAAACACAGACTGGTCGCTTCTTCATCTGATTCGCAGCACGCTTTCCTGCCGGTGGCTTGACACGGTCATGCTGGCGGCCTCGTGGCTGGGCAATTTCGGTATGCTGTGGATTTTGGCGGGGCTTCTGCTGCTGTGTACGAAAAAGTACCGTGTACAGGGCTTGCTTTTGCTGCTCAGCTTAGCGGCGGGGGCGCTTTTGGGCAATGCGGTGCTCAAGCCGCTTGTTGCCCGCCCGCGCCCCTGTTGGCTTGACCCTGGCACTGTGCTTCTGCTGCCCATGCCGCGGGGGTACTCGTTTCCCTCTGGCCATGCGCTAACCGCGGCCGCGGCCGCGGCGGTGCTTACGCTGACAAACCGAAAATTTGCGTGGGCGGCTGTGCCGGCGGCGCTGCTCATCGGCTTTTCGCGGCTGTATCTCTACGTGCATTTTCCCAGCGATGTCCTGTGCGGTCTGCTGCTTGGTGCGGCGGTGGGCACAGCGGTTTTCTGCTGCGGCGAAAAGTATCTGCGCCTGCCCCGCAAGACCTCGGCAATAAAAAAAGAATGA
- a CDS encoding small multi-drug export protein has protein sequence MWNSFIGKIFMTFLISMVPVVELRGAIPIAVANGLNLWVAILVSIIGNMVPVPFIILFIRRIFAWLKKKKGRFASLVNRLEARAEKKSDTVQKYAFWGLFVLVAIPLPGTGAWTGALVASILDMPLKKAFPSILLGVIAAGAIVAFVTYGVGTLFFH, from the coding sequence ATGTGGAATAGCTTTATCGGTAAGATCTTTATGACGTTTCTCATCTCTATGGTGCCGGTCGTCGAGCTGCGCGGGGCAATTCCCATTGCCGTGGCAAATGGGCTGAATCTGTGGGTCGCCATTTTGGTGTCGATTATCGGCAACATGGTGCCGGTGCCGTTTATTATTCTGTTTATCCGCCGCATTTTTGCGTGGCTGAAAAAGAAAAAAGGCCGCTTTGCCTCTTTGGTAAACCGGCTGGAAGCCCGAGCAGAAAAGAAATCAGATACCGTACAGAAATACGCATTTTGGGGCCTGTTTGTTCTGGTGGCCATTCCGCTGCCGGGCACCGGCGCCTGGACCGGCGCCTTGGTGGCCTCTATTTTAGATATGCCGCTGAAAAAGGCGTTTCCGTCCATCCTCTTGGGGGTTATTGCCGCGGGGGCCATTGTCGCCTTTGTTACTTACGGTGTGGGGACTCTCTTCTTTCATTAA
- the nagA gene encoding N-acetylglucosamine-6-phosphate deacetylase, producing MILKNAEVFNEKFDLVHSDLSVCGGKIEKLAPCLAGDETLDLTGCRVAPGFVDIHIHGCAGADTGDATRQALETMSARLLHKGVTSFCPTTMSVPLAQIERELANIRDCMQQPLQGAAVCGANMEGPYISPERRGAQKLENVRVPDWQEFERLYRGCGGIVKLVDMAPECAGGGAFIEHVSPFCKVSLAHSMADYAQTAEAFSRGVTHVTHLFNAMEGLHHRCPGAVGAVFDSSSVSAELICDGFHIHPAVLRLAFRLLGEDRTIIISDSMRAAGMPDGLSELGGQPVYVREHRAYLKDGTIAGSTTDMLQEVKNLIAFGVPVKQVIKSATINPAREIGQAGRIGSIAPGRRADLTVFDKDWNLRFVMQGGRLFQLKN from the coding sequence ATGATTCTGAAAAATGCAGAAGTATTTAATGAAAAGTTTGACCTCGTGCACAGCGACCTTTCTGTATGCGGCGGAAAGATTGAAAAGCTGGCCCCGTGTCTTGCCGGGGACGAAACGCTGGATTTGACCGGCTGCCGGGTGGCCCCCGGCTTTGTCGATATTCATATCCACGGCTGCGCGGGGGCAGACACCGGTGACGCAACCCGGCAGGCGCTCGAGACCATGTCGGCGCGGCTTCTGCACAAAGGGGTCACTTCGTTTTGCCCCACGACCATGTCGGTGCCGCTTGCGCAGATAGAGCGCGAGCTTGCCAATATCCGTGACTGTATGCAGCAGCCGCTGCAGGGGGCGGCTGTCTGCGGGGCAAATATGGAGGGCCCGTATATTTCGCCCGAGCGGCGCGGCGCACAAAAGCTTGAAAATGTGCGTGTGCCCGATTGGCAGGAGTTTGAGCGGCTGTACCGGGGCTGCGGCGGCATTGTCAAGCTGGTGGATATGGCGCCCGAGTGCGCGGGTGGCGGCGCCTTTATCGAGCATGTCAGCCCTTTCTGTAAAGTGTCGCTTGCACACAGCATGGCAGATTACGCACAGACTGCAGAGGCTTTTTCGCGCGGCGTCACCCATGTGACGCACCTGTTTAACGCCATGGAGGGCCTGCACCACCGCTGCCCCGGCGCAGTGGGTGCCGTGTTTGACAGCAGCAGCGTGTCGGCCGAGCTGATTTGCGACGGATTCCATATCCACCCGGCGGTGCTGCGGCTGGCATTCCGTCTTTTGGGCGAGGACCGCACGATCATTATCAGCGACTCCATGCGCGCGGCCGGTATGCCGGACGGCCTTTCAGAGCTGGGCGGCCAGCCGGTTTATGTGCGGGAGCACCGCGCCTACCTGAAAGACGGCACCATTGCCGGCTCTACAACCGACATGCTCCAGGAGGTAAAAAACCTGATTGCTTTCGGCGTCCCGGTCAAGCAGGTCATCAAGTCCGCGACCATCAACCCGGCGCGGGAAATCGGGCAGGCGGGGCGCATTGGCAGCATTGCTCCCGGCAGGCGGGCCGACCTGACGGTGTTCGACAAAGACTGGAACCTGCGCTTTGTCATGCAGGGCGGCAGGCTTTTCCAGCTGAAAAACTGA
- the nagB gene encoding glucosamine-6-phosphate deaminase, with the protein MKLIEAEDYQAMSRKAANILSAQVILFPRSVLGLATGSTPLGVYSQLIDWYKKGDVDFSGVTSVNLDEYCGLAPENPQSYRYYMNHNFFSHINICPEKTHVPSGLSQDFDADCKKYDRLIAELGGIDLQLLGLGDTGHIGFNEPGESFRKMTHRVALMPNTIRDNSRFFHSIDDVPRYAVTMGIRAIMQAKKILLIVSGSKKAEILEKALYGPVTSTVPASILQLHPDLTVVADSAAMQVIHEKHPEGE; encoded by the coding sequence ATGAAACTGATAGAGGCGGAGGATTACCAGGCCATGAGCCGCAAGGCGGCAAATATCCTTTCGGCGCAGGTCATTCTGTTTCCGCGCAGCGTGCTGGGCCTTGCCACTGGCTCTACGCCGCTGGGCGTTTACAGTCAGCTGATTGACTGGTACAAAAAAGGGGATGTCGACTTTAGCGGCGTCACCAGCGTCAACCTAGACGAATACTGCGGCCTTGCGCCGGAAAACCCGCAGAGCTACCGCTACTACATGAATCACAATTTCTTTTCGCACATCAATATCTGCCCGGAAAAGACCCATGTGCCAAGCGGCCTTTCACAGGACTTTGATGCCGACTGCAAAAAGTACGACCGGCTCATTGCGGAATTAGGCGGCATTGACCTGCAGCTTTTGGGCCTGGGCGACACCGGGCATATCGGCTTTAATGAGCCGGGCGAGAGCTTTCGCAAAATGACACATCGGGTGGCACTGATGCCCAATACCATTCGGGATAATTCCCGCTTTTTCCACAGCATTGACGACGTGCCGCGGTACGCCGTGACCATGGGGATTCGGGCCATTATGCAGGCAAAAAAGATTCTGCTGATTGTCAGCGGCAGCAAAAAGGCAGAGATTTTAGAGAAAGCGCTGTATGGGCCGGTGACTTCCACTGTGCCGGCGTCTATTTTGCAGCTGCACCCCGACCTGACCGTTGTCGCCGACAGCGCGGCCATGCAGGTTATTCACGAAAAGCACCCAGAAGGGGAATAA
- a CDS encoding aminoglycoside phosphotransferase family protein encodes MTDAILTEVIAAFPFTGTCVSVGRYGSGHINETYCAIFRSGGQRIRYILQKINTEVFPDVDGLMENITGVTAYLKEVIEKEGGDPQRGTLTVFSTRAGRPYYRAADGGCWRCYPFVEGTVSYDLVKSPHDFYTVACAFGHFQMQLSGYPAERLHETIPHFHDTPSRYAALHRALKEDKLGRAAAAQPEIAFYLTHEKDAPLLTDLLAAGRLPLRVTHNDTKLNNILLDSKTSEALCIIDLDTVMPGLVHYDFGDCIRFGASTALEDETDLSKVSLSLPLFEVFARGFLESAGSILTPEEVRTLPLGAKLMTLECGTRFLTDFLQGDTYFRVSHPLHNLERCRTQMMLVADMEKKWSRMCSITEKAART; translated from the coding sequence ATGACTGACGCAATTCTTACAGAAGTGATCGCGGCGTTTCCGTTTACAGGCACGTGTGTTTCGGTGGGCCGCTACGGCAGCGGACACATCAATGAAACCTACTGTGCCATTTTTCGCAGCGGCGGGCAGCGCATTCGCTATATTCTGCAAAAAATCAATACAGAAGTTTTTCCCGATGTAGACGGCCTCATGGAAAACATCACGGGCGTTACCGCGTATCTGAAAGAGGTTATCGAAAAAGAGGGCGGCGACCCGCAGCGCGGCACCCTTACTGTCTTTTCCACACGGGCGGGCCGGCCCTATTACCGCGCCGCAGACGGCGGCTGCTGGCGGTGCTATCCGTTTGTCGAGGGCACCGTTTCGTATGACTTGGTCAAAAGCCCGCACGATTTCTATACAGTCGCCTGTGCGTTCGGCCACTTTCAAATGCAGCTTTCCGGCTACCCGGCAGAGCGCCTGCACGAGACCATTCCGCACTTTCACGATACGCCCAGCCGCTACGCGGCGCTGCACCGCGCACTGAAAGAGGACAAGCTTGGCCGTGCCGCGGCGGCACAGCCCGAAATTGCGTTTTATCTGACGCACGAAAAGGACGCGCCGCTGCTGACAGACCTGCTGGCCGCCGGCAGACTGCCCCTGCGGGTCACGCACAACGACACAAAGCTCAACAATATCCTGCTCGACAGCAAAACAAGCGAGGCACTGTGCATTATCGACCTTGACACGGTGATGCCGGGGCTTGTGCACTATGACTTCGGCGACTGCATTCGCTTTGGCGCGAGCACCGCGCTGGAGGACGAAACCGACCTTTCCAAAGTCTCTCTCAGCCTGCCGCTTTTCGAGGTGTTTGCCCGCGGGTTTCTGGAAAGCGCCGGCAGTATCCTTACCCCGGAAGAGGTGCGCACCCTGCCGCTTGGCGCAAAGCTGATGACATTGGAGTGCGGCACGCGCTTTTTGACGGACTTTCTGCAGGGCGACACCTACTTCCGGGTTTCCCACCCGCTGCACAATCTAGAGCGTTGCCGCACGCAGATGATGCTGGTCGCCGATATGGAGAAAAAGTGGAGCCGCATGTGCAGCATTACTGAAAAAGCGGCGCGCACCTGA
- a CDS encoding nucleotidyltransferase has protein sequence MKNREPILVIMAAGMGSRYGGPKQIDPVGMHGEIIIDYSLYDAYRAGFRRVVCIIKKEIEHDFKERIGTRLARLMDVTYVYQQLGDLPAGYAVPQGRQKPWGTAHALLACRGKIDAPFAVINADDYYGPQAFEMMYRWCSTAQDTEKYQYSMVGYLLQNTLTDFGHVARGICTVKDGFLADVHERTRIEKRSAGPAYTEDNGATWHALPGDSTVSMNLWGFTPGFLQELEKGFPPFLDTEAVKNPLKSEYFLPSVVNSLLQAGRADVTVFRSQDRWYGVTYRADKPTVQKAICSFVVAGRYPEHLWGDSAND, from the coding sequence ATGAAAAACAGAGAACCGATTCTGGTGATTATGGCGGCCGGCATGGGCAGCCGCTACGGCGGGCCCAAGCAGATAGACCCCGTGGGCATGCACGGCGAAATCATCATTGACTATTCGCTTTACGACGCCTACCGCGCCGGTTTTCGGCGCGTTGTCTGCATCATCAAAAAAGAAATTGAGCACGATTTTAAAGAGCGCATCGGCACCCGTCTTGCCCGCCTGATGGACGTAACCTATGTTTACCAGCAGCTCGGCGACCTGCCGGCGGGCTACGCAGTGCCGCAGGGACGGCAGAAACCGTGGGGCACCGCCCACGCGCTGCTGGCCTGCCGGGGAAAAATCGACGCGCCCTTTGCTGTCATCAATGCCGACGACTACTACGGCCCGCAGGCTTTTGAGATGATGTACCGCTGGTGCAGCACCGCGCAAGATACCGAAAAATACCAGTACAGCATGGTTGGGTACCTTTTACAGAATACGCTGACCGACTTTGGCCACGTGGCCCGCGGCATCTGTACGGTAAAAGACGGCTTCCTTGCCGATGTGCACGAGCGCACCCGCATTGAAAAGCGCTCCGCCGGCCCTGCCTATACAGAGGACAACGGCGCCACCTGGCACGCGCTGCCGGGGGACAGCACAGTCTCTATGAATCTGTGGGGCTTTACGCCCGGATTTTTACAGGAACTGGAAAAGGGGTTCCCACCTTTCCTCGACACCGAGGCGGTCAAAAATCCGCTGAAAAGCGAGTACTTTCTGCCCTCTGTTGTCAATTCGCTGCTGCAGGCGGGCCGGGCAGATGTTACCGTATTTCGTTCGCAGGACCGCTGGTACGGCGTGACCTACCGCGCCGATAAGCCCACGGTGCAGAAAGCTATCTGCAGCTTTGTCGTAGCGGGGCGCTACCCGGAACATCTGTGGGGGGACTCTGCCAATGACTGA
- a CDS encoding AraC family transcriptional regulator, which produces MDFQYTKLQDRLTVEEIVTVHYFEYTRDFFFPGETHDFWEFVYVDKGEVTITQGSRTAALHRGDIAFHQPMEFHNLRASGETAPDLAVVSFVCRSPAMDFFRGRILQAGNSERDCISQLIAEAHSAFLPPLDDPSTRGMQQRSPELVFGAQQMLRITLERLLLQLVRGQCAGSRPQPLSTRHAAHDEQDIVNQVILYMEEHCCEKLSLDAICQANSIGRSHLQKLFHARMGCGIIAYFRRIKAETAKQLLRTGSCTVEEIADQLGYTGSAYFSRDFKQCTGMTPTEYSTSAKLRTALYQKPHR; this is translated from the coding sequence ATGGATTTCCAGTATACAAAATTGCAGGACCGCCTGACCGTAGAAGAAATTGTAACCGTCCATTACTTTGAATATACGCGTGACTTCTTTTTCCCGGGTGAGACACACGACTTCTGGGAATTTGTGTATGTCGACAAAGGGGAAGTCACCATTACCCAGGGCTCGCGCACCGCTGCCCTGCACCGCGGGGACATCGCCTTTCACCAACCCATGGAGTTTCACAACCTGCGCGCAAGCGGCGAGACCGCGCCCGACCTAGCGGTTGTGTCCTTTGTATGCCGCAGCCCGGCCATGGATTTTTTCCGCGGGCGCATTCTGCAGGCCGGCAACAGCGAGCGCGACTGCATTTCGCAGCTGATTGCCGAAGCACACAGCGCCTTTCTGCCCCCGCTGGATGACCCCTCGACCCGCGGTATGCAGCAGCGCAGCCCCGAGCTGGTCTTTGGTGCGCAGCAGATGCTGCGCATTACACTGGAGCGGCTGCTGCTGCAGCTGGTGCGCGGGCAATGTGCCGGCAGCCGGCCGCAGCCGCTGTCTACCCGGCACGCGGCACACGACGAACAGGACATTGTCAACCAGGTCATTCTGTACATGGAGGAGCACTGCTGCGAAAAGCTTTCTCTAGACGCCATCTGCCAAGCAAACTCTATAGGCCGCTCGCACCTGCAAAAGCTGTTTCACGCGCGCATGGGCTGCGGCATTATCGCCTATTTCCGCCGCATTAAGGCCGAGACCGCAAAGCAGCTGCTGCGCACCGGCAGCTGTACGGTAGAGGAAATTGCCGACCAGCTGGGCTACACCGGCAGCGCCTACTTTTCCCGCGACTTTAAGCAGTGCACGGGCATGACCCCCACCGAGTACAGCACCTCGGCCAAGCTGCGTACAGCCCTGTACCAAAAGCCGCACCGGTAA
- a CDS encoding PaaI family thioesterase, translating to MKNDDLSNDLSEFLRKDPFMEYNHIQVDVVGTQCTRLHADLVPESMNPHGISHGGLLYTLADCAAGITARADGRDYVTQNASMNFLRNVRSGSVFAKSTLLKRGRRVVVVHVEILDQGGTLLADAVVNMMQVTVPPEK from the coding sequence TTGAAAAACGACGATTTATCAAATGACCTTTCAGAGTTCTTGCGAAAAGACCCGTTTATGGAGTACAATCATATACAAGTTGATGTTGTCGGCACGCAGTGCACCAGGCTGCACGCCGACCTGGTGCCCGAGTCGATGAATCCGCACGGCATTTCTCACGGCGGCCTGCTGTACACCTTGGCAGACTGCGCCGCGGGCATTACCGCCCGGGCAGACGGGCGCGACTATGTCACCCAAAACGCCAGTATGAATTTTCTGCGCAACGTGCGCAGCGGCAGCGTCTTTGCAAAAAGCACGCTGCTCAAGCGCGGCAGGCGCGTGGTCGTGGTGCATGTGGAGATTCTCGACCAGGGCGGCACGCTGCTGGCCGACGCTGTGGTCAACATGATGCAGGTGACCGTTCCGCCCGAAAAATAA